A stretch of Kaistella flava (ex Peng et al. 2021) DNA encodes these proteins:
- a CDS encoding NADH-quinone oxidoreductase subunit B, giving the protein MSDNKPVIRMDAEAPEGFEGEGFFATKLSSVIGMARKFSLWPLPFATSCCGIEFMATLNPTFDASRFGMERNSFSPRQADMLMVCGTISKKLGPVLKQVYTQMAEPKWVIAVGACASSGGIFDSYSVLQGIDRIIPVDVYVPGCPPRPEQIIEGVMQVQALCEGESIRRRDLPEYQQLLASYDID; this is encoded by the coding sequence ATGTCTGATAATAAACCAGTAATAAGAATGGATGCGGAAGCTCCAGAAGGTTTTGAAGGAGAAGGATTTTTCGCCACCAAACTCAGCAGTGTGATTGGTATGGCAAGAAAGTTCTCACTTTGGCCGTTACCTTTTGCTACTTCATGCTGTGGAATTGAATTCATGGCAACCCTTAATCCAACTTTCGACGCCTCAAGATTTGGTATGGAAAGAAACTCTTTCTCACCAAGGCAAGCTGATATGTTAATGGTTTGTGGAACCATTTCAAAAAAATTAGGTCCTGTTTTAAAACAAGTATACACCCAAATGGCAGAGCCAAAATGGGTAATCGCTGTTGGTGCCTGTGCATCAAGTGGTGGTATTTTCGATTCATATTCGGTGTTACAAGGGATTGACAGAATTATTCCTGTTGATGTATATGTTCCAGGTTGCCCGCCAAGACCTGAACAAATTATCGAAGGAGTAATGCAGGTACAAGCACTTTGTGAAGGCGAAAGCATCCGCAGAAGAGATCTTCCCGAATACCAACAATTATTAGCATCTTACGATATAGATTAA
- the ribD gene encoding bifunctional diaminohydroxyphosphoribosylaminopyrimidine deaminase/5-amino-6-(5-phosphoribosylamino)uracil reductase RibD yields the protein MNHEIYMQRCIDLAKKALGKTYPNPLVGCVIVHNDEIIGEGFHEKAGQPHAEINAINSVKNPELLKESTIYVSLEPCAHFGKTPPCANKIVEISFRKVVIGTLDSHDKVNGKGKQIIEDAGIEVISGVLEKECQELNKRFFTFHQKHRPFIILKWAESGDGFLDKDFKPTQIGNPLTKQFVHQLRSQEHAILVGTNTALIDNPSLTTREIVGRNPVRILIDFDLKVPTDFNLYNDEAETIVFNSVKETVEGNITFIKIEKENFLENLMKKLVEQQIQSVIIEGGRFTLQQFIDQNLWDETMIIKNENLQLLNGTKAPEFNFEKFETKQFRDNTIEFYKNSQ from the coding sequence ATGAATCACGAAATTTACATGCAGCGTTGTATTGATCTCGCTAAAAAAGCATTGGGAAAAACGTATCCAAATCCTTTGGTTGGTTGTGTGATTGTGCATAATGACGAAATCATCGGTGAAGGTTTCCACGAAAAGGCAGGACAACCTCACGCTGAAATTAACGCAATTAATAGTGTTAAAAATCCAGAACTATTAAAAGAATCTACCATTTATGTTTCTTTGGAACCTTGTGCACATTTTGGAAAAACACCGCCTTGTGCCAATAAAATTGTCGAAATCAGTTTTAGAAAAGTGGTCATCGGAACACTGGATTCTCATGATAAGGTGAATGGAAAAGGAAAACAGATTATAGAAGATGCCGGAATTGAAGTCATTTCAGGAGTTTTAGAAAAGGAATGCCAGGAATTAAATAAACGTTTTTTTACTTTTCATCAAAAACACAGACCTTTTATTATTTTAAAATGGGCAGAATCTGGAGATGGATTTTTAGATAAAGATTTTAAACCTACTCAGATTGGAAATCCTTTAACCAAGCAATTTGTTCATCAGTTGAGAAGTCAGGAACATGCAATTTTGGTTGGAACAAATACGGCTTTAATCGATAATCCAAGTTTAACAACGAGAGAAATTGTGGGTCGAAATCCGGTAAGAATTTTAATTGATTTTGATTTAAAAGTTCCTACAGATTTTAATTTATACAATGACGAAGCGGAAACGATTGTTTTTAATTCTGTGAAAGAAACCGTTGAAGGAAATATTACCTTCATTAAAATAGAAAAGGAAAACTTTTTAGAAAATTTAATGAAGAAATTAGTTGAACAACAAATTCAATCAGTCATTATAGAAGGTGGACGTTTTACGTTGCAACAATTTATTGACCAAAATCTTTGGGACGAAACGATGATCATTAAAAATGAAAATCTGCAATTATTAAATGGTACAAAAGCTCCAGAATTTAATTTTGAAAAATTCGAAACCAAGCAATTTCGAGATAACACGATTGAATTTTATAAAAATTCTCAATAA
- a CDS encoding zinc metallopeptidase, with the protein MTGYYVIIGISMLVSWLVSSRLKSKFEHYSQVHLRNGMSGKEVAEKMLRDNGISDVKVISVPGQLTDHYNPGDKTVNLSEGVYMQRNAAAAAVAAHECGHAVQHAVGYSMLNLRSKLVPMVNISSNLMQFVLIGGIVLMGATRTIENPNGNTTVLAIGVAMFALTTLFSFVTLPVEYDASNRAMKWLKDTGTVTTEEYVGVKDSLTWAARTYVVAALGSLAQLLYWASMLMGRRD; encoded by the coding sequence ATGACAGGGTATTATGTAATTATTGGGATTTCAATGTTGGTAAGCTGGTTAGTTTCCTCCAGGTTAAAATCAAAATTCGAACATTATTCGCAAGTACATTTGCGAAATGGAATGTCCGGAAAAGAAGTCGCCGAAAAAATGTTAAGAGACAACGGAATCAGTGATGTTAAGGTAATTTCGGTTCCTGGACAATTGACCGATCATTATAATCCAGGTGATAAGACCGTCAATTTATCTGAAGGAGTTTATATGCAAAGAAATGCAGCCGCAGCTGCAGTTGCAGCTCATGAATGTGGGCATGCCGTTCAACATGCTGTAGGTTATTCAATGTTAAATTTGCGTTCAAAGTTAGTGCCGATGGTGAATATCAGTTCTAATTTAATGCAGTTCGTTTTGATTGGTGGTATCGTTTTAATGGGTGCAACCAGAACCATTGAAAATCCAAATGGAAATACAACAGTTCTTGCAATTGGTGTAGCGATGTTTGCGTTGACCACTCTTTTTTCTTTTGTGACTTTACCGGTAGAATACGATGCTAGTAATCGTGCGATGAAATGGTTAAAAGATACTGGAACGGTTACTACAGAAGAATATGTCGGTGTAAAAGATTCTTTGACTTGGGCTGCCAGAACTTATGTGGTAGCAGCTTTGGGTTCATTAGCACAACTTTTATACTGGGCGTCAATGTTGATGGGCAGAAGAGATTAA
- a CDS encoding YigZ family protein has protein sequence MEFSFDTIKSPVENILLKEKGSKFIGFAFPVENEKEVKEALGKVKEEHPKATHHCYAFRLGMTGENYRANDDGEPSGSAGLPIYNQLLANNITQVLLIVVRYYGGTKLGVSGLVKAYKESAKLTLESCEIITKELQSEIEIQFEFNQQNVIFTLLNKFGAKILDFKTEEKCTISAKLKTSEKENISEQLSEMQNISFEFRS, from the coding sequence ATGGAATTTTCATTTGACACCATAAAATCGCCGGTTGAAAATATACTTCTCAAAGAAAAAGGAAGCAAATTCATTGGTTTCGCATTTCCCGTAGAAAACGAAAAGGAAGTAAAAGAAGCATTGGGAAAAGTCAAAGAAGAACATCCAAAAGCCACGCATCATTGTTATGCTTTTCGATTGGGAATGACTGGTGAAAATTACCGTGCAAATGATGATGGCGAACCTTCGGGAAGTGCCGGCTTACCGATTTATAATCAATTACTGGCAAACAATATCACTCAAGTTTTACTGATTGTCGTAAGATATTACGGCGGAACAAAATTAGGTGTTTCAGGTTTGGTGAAAGCTTACAAGGAATCGGCAAAACTGACTTTAGAATCCTGTGAAATCATCACCAAAGAATTGCAGTCTGAAATTGAAATTCAATTTGAGTTTAATCAACAAAATGTCATTTTCACTTTATTAAATAAGTTTGGTGCAAAAATCCTCGACTTCAAAACCGAAGAAAAATGTACGATTTCCGCAAAACTGAAAACCTCTGAAAAAGAAAACATCTCAGAGCAATTGTCTGAGATGCAAAATATTTCTTTTGAATTTCGATCGTAA
- a CDS encoding NADH-quinone oxidoreductase subunit A: protein MNLPENYIPIIIQIAVSAGFVLLSILGTHFLGPRQKSTSIKKNESFECGVEVEGNARTPFSVKYFLTAVLFVLFDIEIVFFYPYAVNIREFGVEGFFAVLTFISIFFIAFIYVWKRGALDWDK from the coding sequence ATGAATCTTCCCGAAAATTATATCCCGATTATTATACAGATTGCGGTTAGTGCAGGTTTCGTTTTACTCTCCATTTTAGGAACTCATTTTTTAGGACCGAGACAAAAATCAACGTCTATCAAAAAAAATGAAAGTTTTGAATGTGGTGTTGAAGTAGAAGGAAATGCAAGAACACCGTTTTCTGTTAAATATTTTCTAACTGCAGTACTCTTCGTACTGTTCGATATCGAGATTGTCTTCTTTTATCCGTACGCGGTCAACATCCGTGAATTCGGTGTTGAAGGTTTCTTCGCAGTACTTACGTTTATCTCTATATTTTTTATCGCGTTCATCTACGTATGGAAACGCGGTGCATTAGATTGGGATAAATAG
- a CDS encoding shikimate dehydrogenase family protein — translation MDQHIKLGLIGKNISYSFSKNYFENKFKKLFLKNHTYSIFDLNDIAEVDQIFKDGNINGLNVTIPFKEKIIPYLDELSDEAEKIGAVNTILIKDNIKKGFNTDAFGFEKTLLLHKKDHHTSALILGNGGAAKAVKYILEKHGISYQTVTRNGDLNFENLTEEIVREHPLIIQCTPVGTFPNVEDCLNFPFSGLTSKHLVIDLIYNPEYTSFIKMAAENEAKTANGFYMLEQQAEKAWEIWNVQKK, via the coding sequence ATGGATCAACACATCAAATTAGGGCTTATCGGGAAAAACATTTCCTATTCTTTTTCTAAAAATTATTTTGAAAATAAATTCAAAAAACTATTTCTTAAAAATCACACTTATAGCATTTTTGATCTAAATGATATTGCCGAAGTGGACCAGATTTTTAAAGACGGAAATATAAACGGTCTTAATGTAACCATTCCTTTCAAAGAAAAAATAATTCCTTACCTCGATGAATTAAGTGATGAAGCTGAAAAAATCGGAGCTGTAAATACGATTCTTATTAAAGACAATATTAAAAAAGGTTTTAATACCGACGCTTTCGGTTTTGAAAAAACACTTTTACTTCATAAAAAAGACCATCATACATCAGCTTTAATTTTAGGAAATGGTGGCGCTGCAAAAGCGGTGAAATACATTTTAGAAAAACACGGAATTTCTTATCAAACCGTTACCAGAAATGGAGATTTGAATTTCGAAAATCTTACTGAAGAAATCGTTCGAGAACATCCATTAATTATTCAATGTACTCCAGTTGGGACTTTTCCGAATGTTGAAGATTGTTTGAATTTTCCGTTTTCTGGTTTGACTTCAAAACATTTAGTGATCGACCTTATTTACAACCCAGAATATACGTCATTCATAAAAATGGCGGCTGAAAATGAGGCAAAAACAGCCAATGGTTTTTATATGCTTGAACAACAAGCAGAAAAAGCATGGGAAATTTGGAATGTTCAAAAAAAATAA
- a CDS encoding ion transporter, producing MLKKKVYEFINEDSWFQKFIYTLIILNVLSLILASYKEIFGMYKVFFELFELFSVIVFSIEYVLRLWTADLHFEKGTSFSKRIKFSVSTYGLIDLISILPFYLPLFFPFDLRVLRILRLFRLLRIFKLGRLSKSLQTIMSVLKDSRSELSLTLFVAFILLILSSTLMFYVENDAQPDKFENIGQSLWWSVATLTTVGYGDIYPITPLGKLLSSAIAIIGIGVLALPTGIISSAFINRLEMDKKSEKECECPNCGTKF from the coding sequence ATGCTGAAGAAAAAAGTTTATGAATTCATCAATGAAGATTCATGGTTTCAAAAGTTCATCTATACGCTGATCATCTTAAACGTTCTATCTTTAATTCTTGCCTCTTACAAAGAGATTTTCGGAATGTATAAAGTGTTCTTTGAACTGTTCGAACTCTTTTCAGTCATCGTATTTTCAATCGAATATGTTTTAAGATTGTGGACGGCAGATCTACATTTTGAGAAAGGCACGAGTTTTTCAAAAAGAATAAAATTCAGTGTATCAACATATGGTTTAATTGATTTAATTTCAATTTTACCATTCTATCTGCCACTATTCTTTCCTTTTGATTTAAGAGTTCTAAGAATCCTACGACTGTTTCGACTGCTTCGTATCTTTAAACTTGGACGATTATCCAAATCTTTACAAACGATTATGAGTGTGCTGAAAGACTCGAGATCAGAATTATCACTCACCTTATTTGTTGCCTTTATCTTATTGATTTTATCATCAACTTTAATGTTTTATGTCGAGAATGATGCACAACCAGACAAATTTGAAAATATTGGGCAATCACTTTGGTGGTCTGTCGCTACATTGACAACTGTTGGCTATGGCGATATTTATCCGATTACTCCTTTGGGTAAACTTTTAAGTTCGGCCATCGCCATCATTGGAATTGGAGTTCTTGCGTTGCCAACCGGAATCATAAGTTCCGCTTTTATCAATAGACTTGAAATGGATAAAAAAAGTGAAAAGGAATGCGAATGTCCGAATTGCGGAACTAAATTTTAA
- a CDS encoding GNAT family N-acetyltransferase yields the protein MNVITILEVKTDADLKNFIKFPMELYKSNENYVPPLINDEKNIWNPKENAALDYSEFKKYLAYKDGKIVGRIAVMINYKEVNELKINKVRFGWLDFIDDLEVSKALIQKAIDYAKEKKMSKIEGPMGFTNLDKAGMLTMGFDKIATMIGLYNFEYYPEHLEKLGLVKEKEWVEFELDFPEVLSEKVQKFSALIAEKYKLRVLEFKSKKEILPYVEPMFRLLDETYKTLSTYTPITDEQIKTYREKYFSFIDKDYIVCIVDENNELISFAITMPSYSKALQKANGKLFPFGWYHFLQAGKKNLRANFYLIGIHPDYQRRGVTSIIFKEIWRNFSKKGVKILETNPELEENKSVQVLWQDYNPANHKRRRTYSMEILNEKN from the coding sequence ATGAATGTTATTACGATTCTTGAAGTAAAAACCGATGCTGATTTAAAAAATTTCATCAAATTTCCGATGGAACTTTACAAAAGTAATGAAAATTACGTCCCGCCATTAATAAATGATGAAAAGAACATCTGGAACCCGAAAGAAAATGCGGCTCTGGACTATTCTGAATTCAAAAAATACCTGGCTTACAAAGATGGAAAAATTGTTGGCAGAATTGCGGTGATGATCAACTATAAAGAAGTCAATGAATTAAAAATCAACAAAGTGCGTTTCGGTTGGCTAGACTTCATTGATGATTTGGAAGTTTCAAAAGCATTGATTCAGAAAGCGATTGATTATGCGAAAGAAAAAAAGATGTCTAAAATTGAAGGGCCAATGGGTTTCACCAATTTAGATAAAGCAGGAATGCTGACTATGGGTTTTGATAAAATCGCAACCATGATCGGTTTATACAACTTTGAATACTATCCTGAACATTTAGAAAAATTAGGTTTAGTTAAAGAAAAAGAATGGGTAGAATTTGAATTAGATTTTCCAGAAGTTCTCTCAGAAAAAGTTCAGAAATTTAGTGCGTTAATTGCTGAAAAATACAAATTACGAGTTCTGGAATTCAAGAGCAAGAAAGAGATTTTACCTTATGTAGAACCAATGTTTAGGCTATTGGATGAAACTTACAAAACGCTTTCAACCTACACTCCTATCACCGATGAGCAAATCAAAACGTATCGGGAGAAATATTTCAGCTTTATTGACAAAGACTATATTGTGTGTATCGTTGATGAAAACAACGAACTGATTTCTTTCGCGATAACAATGCCTTCTTATTCGAAAGCCCTTCAGAAAGCCAATGGGAAGTTGTTCCCTTTTGGTTGGTATCATTTTTTACAAGCTGGTAAAAAAAACCTGCGTGCTAATTTTTACTTGATAGGAATTCATCCTGATTATCAAAGACGGGGTGTAACTTCAATAATATTTAAAGAAATCTGGAGAAATTTCAGCAAAAAAGGCGTTAAAATCCTGGAAACAAATCCAGAATTAGAGGAAAACAAGAGCGTACAAGTCCTTTGGCAAGATTACAATCCGGCAAATCATAAGCGACGCAGAACCTATTCGATGGAAATTCTGAACGAAAAAAATTAA
- a CDS encoding DUF349 domain-containing protein, whose amino-acid sequence MITEDSLSENHEKEPINQEILNETPSETSTATETETPVDAVIEEPKETEKVEEAPAEVAPIVEEQPSEEPEAKAEEVSKEESKTVVSEKPAEKEEEEHHEEELEDLSKLSLPEVLTLMEAIVNKEDAGAHFRKFNQLKEQANHLIHHQTEDLKSEFVAAGNPVELFSNQHPSQAKLSGLLNIYREKNDEYHKKQEENHHINLEHRQTIIENLKNLYTNTEAGTNLFKAIREIKEDWKNAGQVAKSEFKLLNNNYFHHLNQFYQMLDMNKEYMEQEFAHNLEKRQHIIERAKELQLEPSVQKALNELQYLHKLWKEEAEPVAEEFREKTWDEFKEISNKIHDRKSELTEQIEKEQNDNLARKNEIIGEIKKMAEAAKETNHNYWQNSIKKVEALRTEFLKLGNVPRKVSNQNWNDFKEHLRNFNVKKNEFYKGLKNSQQTNLDEKLKLITTAKDNMLSEEWDIIVPLFKKLQEDWKKIGHVPRSMTNKVWDDFREACNTFFNNYREKNNAANDNWKENFKNKKALLEELKEIGNEEGSVEKIEQIKSKWNNIGKVPREKITINTEFNKVLRDKLKLNKIHEYDLKEEGLSENQVTDKARKIKNQIADLEAEIVKMENNLGFFSNSSRENPLLKDTYEKIDDKKSQLESMKQSLHSILIGENQ is encoded by the coding sequence ATGATTACAGAAGATTCACTTTCTGAGAACCACGAGAAAGAACCTATTAACCAGGAAATTCTAAACGAAACACCATCTGAAACCTCTACTGCAACAGAGACTGAAACTCCAGTAGATGCGGTTATAGAAGAACCTAAGGAAACTGAAAAAGTAGAAGAAGCTCCTGCAGAGGTTGCACCAATTGTTGAAGAACAGCCTTCTGAAGAACCCGAAGCTAAAGCTGAAGAGGTTTCTAAAGAAGAATCTAAAACAGTTGTTTCTGAAAAACCAGCAGAAAAAGAAGAGGAAGAACATCATGAAGAGGAGTTGGAAGATCTTTCAAAATTATCTTTACCTGAAGTTCTGACTTTAATGGAAGCCATCGTTAATAAGGAAGATGCTGGCGCTCATTTTAGAAAATTCAATCAACTAAAAGAGCAGGCGAATCATTTGATTCACCATCAAACTGAAGATTTAAAAAGTGAATTCGTTGCGGCAGGAAATCCGGTTGAACTTTTCAGTAATCAACATCCTTCGCAAGCAAAACTTTCAGGCTTACTGAATATTTATCGTGAAAAAAACGATGAATACCATAAAAAACAAGAAGAAAATCACCATATCAACTTAGAGCACCGTCAGACGATTATCGAAAATCTGAAAAACCTCTATACGAATACCGAAGCCGGAACCAATCTTTTTAAAGCAATCCGCGAAATTAAGGAAGACTGGAAAAACGCAGGTCAAGTTGCAAAATCTGAATTCAAATTACTGAATAACAATTACTTCCACCATTTAAATCAGTTCTATCAGATGCTTGATATGAACAAAGAATACATGGAGCAGGAATTTGCACATAATTTAGAAAAGAGACAGCACATTATTGAAAGAGCTAAAGAATTGCAACTGGAACCTTCCGTGCAAAAAGCGCTGAATGAATTGCAGTATCTGCATAAACTTTGGAAAGAAGAAGCAGAACCTGTTGCTGAAGAATTCAGAGAAAAAACATGGGACGAATTCAAGGAGATTTCTAATAAAATCCATGACAGAAAATCTGAACTAACCGAGCAAATCGAAAAAGAACAGAACGATAACTTGGCTCGTAAGAATGAAATCATCGGCGAAATCAAAAAAATGGCTGAAGCTGCCAAAGAAACCAATCATAATTATTGGCAAAACTCCATTAAAAAAGTGGAAGCCTTGCGCACCGAATTTTTAAAATTAGGAAATGTTCCGAGAAAAGTATCCAACCAAAACTGGAATGATTTCAAAGAACATTTAAGAAACTTCAATGTTAAGAAGAATGAATTTTACAAAGGTTTAAAAAATTCTCAACAAACAAACCTTGACGAAAAATTGAAATTGATTACCACAGCAAAAGATAATATGTTATCTGAAGAATGGGATATCATCGTTCCTTTATTTAAAAAGTTACAGGAGGACTGGAAAAAAATTGGTCACGTACCAAGAAGCATGACCAACAAAGTTTGGGATGATTTCCGCGAAGCTTGTAATACTTTCTTTAATAATTACAGAGAGAAAAATAATGCTGCAAACGATAACTGGAAAGAAAACTTTAAGAATAAAAAAGCACTTCTTGAAGAATTAAAAGAAATCGGCAACGAAGAAGGAAGTGTTGAAAAAATCGAGCAGATTAAATCGAAATGGAATAATATCGGAAAAGTACCGAGAGAAAAAATTACGATTAATACTGAGTTCAACAAAGTACTCCGTGATAAATTGAAACTGAACAAGATTCATGAATATGACTTGAAAGAAGAAGGACTTTCTGAAAATCAAGTAACCGACAAAGCCAGAAAAATCAAAAATCAAATTGCTGATTTAGAAGCTGAAATCGTGAAAATGGAAAATAATCTTGGATTCTTCAGCAATTCATCAAGAGAAAATCCTTTATTGAAAGATACTTACGAGAAAATTGATGATAAAAAATCTCAACTCGAAAGCATGAAACAAAGTTTGCACAGTATTCTTATTGGCGAAAATCAATAA
- a CDS encoding NADH-quinone oxidoreductase subunit D — MKDNALSNILNQHDSKEQIDGQLYTLNLGPTHPATHGIFQNVLTMDGERILHAEQTVGYIHRAFEKISERRNFTQITTLTDRMNYCSSPINNIGWHLTVEKLLGCEIPKRVDYMRVIMMELARISDHLICNGVIAMDAGAITGLTYLFQERERIYEMYEEVCGARLTTNMGRIGGFERDFSPKFHELLQTWLKKFPIVWKDFCVLNERNKIFMDRTIGAGPISAERALSYGFTGPNLRATGVDYDVRVADPYCSYEDFDFIIPVGTSGDTYDRFMVRQQEVWESLKIIEQAYTNLPEGPFHADLPDFYLPEKADVYTKMEALIYHFKIVMAETEVPKGEVYNCVEGGNGELGFYLVSDGGRTPYRLHFRRPCFIYYQAYPEMIQGGLISDAIVTLCSMNVIAGELDA; from the coding sequence ATGAAAGACAACGCACTCTCAAATATACTTAACCAACACGATTCTAAGGAACAAATTGACGGTCAATTATATACCTTAAATCTTGGTCCAACTCACCCGGCGACCCACGGAATTTTTCAGAACGTCCTAACAATGGATGGAGAAAGAATTTTGCATGCTGAACAAACCGTTGGATACATTCACCGTGCTTTTGAAAAAATTTCTGAAAGAAGAAACTTTACTCAGATTACAACTTTAACGGACCGAATGAATTATTGTTCGTCTCCTATTAATAATATCGGATGGCATTTAACTGTTGAAAAACTTTTAGGTTGCGAAATTCCAAAACGTGTAGATTATATGCGTGTGATTATGATGGAGTTGGCAAGAATTTCAGATCACTTGATTTGTAATGGAGTTATTGCGATGGATGCTGGTGCGATTACAGGATTAACTTATCTTTTTCAGGAAAGAGAGAGAATCTACGAAATGTATGAAGAAGTATGTGGAGCGAGATTAACAACTAACATGGGAAGAATCGGAGGTTTCGAAAGAGACTTTAGTCCGAAATTTCATGAACTTCTACAAACTTGGTTGAAAAAGTTCCCTATTGTATGGAAAGATTTCTGTGTTTTGAATGAAAGAAACAAAATATTCATGGACAGAACTATTGGAGCTGGACCTATTTCTGCGGAAAGAGCTTTAAGTTATGGATTCACTGGTCCTAATTTACGGGCAACAGGCGTAGATTATGATGTAAGAGTTGCTGATCCATATTGCTCTTATGAAGATTTTGATTTCATAATTCCAGTAGGAACTTCCGGAGATACTTATGACCGATTTATGGTTCGTCAGCAGGAAGTTTGGGAAAGTTTAAAAATTATCGAGCAAGCCTATACTAATTTACCTGAAGGACCTTTTCATGCTGATCTACCAGATTTCTATCTGCCGGAAAAAGCAGATGTTTACACGAAGATGGAAGCTTTGATTTATCACTTCAAAATCGTGATGGCAGAAACTGAAGTTCCGAAAGGAGAAGTTTATAACTGTGTTGAAGGTGGAAATGGTGAGTTAGGATTCTATTTGGTAAGCGACGGAGGAAGAACTCCTTATCGTCTTCACTTTAGAAGACCTTGCTTTATTTATTATCAAGCATATCCAGAGATGATTCAGGGTGGTTTGATTTCCGATGCAATTGTTACTTTATGTAGTATGAACGTAATTGCAGGTGAACTTGACGCTTAG
- a CDS encoding NADH-quinone oxidoreductase subunit C, which translates to MTNEFVLEAITREFPESVISHETPYDFLTLEIKKEDIKKVIHHLKDSSLQINFLTDICGIHYPDTPEKEIGVIYHLHNMMTNFRIRLKTFMTRETAEVDSMTDLYAGANWMERETFDFYGIKFKGHPDLRVILNMEDLGYHPMLKEYRLEDGTRTDKDDKMFGR; encoded by the coding sequence ATGACGAACGAATTTGTTTTAGAAGCAATTACCAGAGAGTTTCCCGAATCCGTAATTTCGCATGAGACACCTTACGATTTCTTAACTTTAGAAATAAAGAAAGAAGATATCAAAAAGGTGATTCATCACTTAAAGGATTCTTCTCTTCAAATCAATTTTCTAACTGATATCTGCGGAATTCACTATCCTGACACCCCAGAAAAAGAAATCGGTGTGATTTATCATCTTCATAATATGATGACTAATTTCAGAATTCGTTTGAAAACTTTTATGACCAGAGAAACTGCAGAAGTAGATTCTATGACTGACCTTTATGCTGGTGCTAACTGGATGGAAAGAGAAACTTTTGATTTCTACGGAATTAAATTTAAAGGACATCCTGATTTAAGAGTAATCCTGAATATGGAAGATTTAGGTTATCACCCTATGTTAAAAGAATATCGTTTGGAAGATGGTACCAGAACCGACAAAGACGATAAAATGTTCGGAAGATAA